A window of bacterium genomic DNA:
CCAAGAAAATGGAACCGCTGCGCTCTCATTCCTGCCGCAGAAATCGCTGTAGCTAAGGCGCTGGGGCCAGGGATTGGAATAACGAGAATTTTCGCTGAATGAGCCGCTTCAACAAGCAGCCCTCCCGGATCGGATATCCCAGGAGTTCCACTGTCAGTTACCAAAGCGATATTTATGCCCTCATTCAATCGGTTTATTAGATCATCAATCTTCGATCGGTCTGAGTGTTGATGAAAGCTGACAGTGGGAACGTGTATTTCAAAGTGGGTAAGCAATCGGCGCGTCATGCGAGTATCTTCTGCCGCAACCAAATCGACTTCTTTAAGGATTCGAAGTGCGCGCAGAGTGATATCTTCCAGATTGCCGATAGGGGTTGCAACCACGTAAAGGGTTCCTGGCATCTAACAGATTCTCCTTGGCAAAAGAACAATCGCAGGGGTGATTGCCCCTGCGATTGTAGTTATAATTAAGTAGGTTAGCGCCCCGCAGGCTTATTAGTTGGCGGTTTTTGCGGTGTTACTGTCGGCTGCGGGGATTTTGGCATTTTAGCCGTCATTGCCTGCATTAATGCTACTTCTTGCATCGCTTTGTCCTTCATCCTCATCTGCAAATAAGCATTTGCAATCCCCTGATGAATCATCAATGACGCTCGATCAGGGATAGAAGCAGATTTGGAGGCTTGTTCAAGTTGCTTAACTGCTTTATCGTTCTGCTTTTGTTCGATAAAGATGCTCGCGAGTTCGGTACGAAGCTGAGGGTCACCCTTCTCTCGAATAAGCACTTCAAGCGATTTGATCATCGTTTCAGTGTATTTATCTCGATCCGTTGGTTTCAGCGCAGGGTCCATGCGAAGTTCGTTAGCAACTCTCCACTTCAGGTAGGCGTTTAAAAGAGGCGCGAACGAAGGTTTCTCAAGCAAAGCCATCAACTCTAATTGAACCTGTTTCCTTTTCGCTGGTTCAAGGATTTGACCTTGCACTTCCTTGTTATATCGCATAAGCGCGTTAAATGTCGGTTCCACCATCTCAACTTTAGCGCTCTCCATGAGCTTACTGGCTTCCTCTTGAAATTGTTGAGAAGCCAGGTTATCTTGAATTTGCGTTATAATGGCGGCCTTGTTTTTATCGAAATCTGCCTGCTTAAATGACTTAGACATCCGCGAATCGGCAACGTAGAAAATACCGTAGCTACTAGGAAATGCAGGGTTTTGGAAAACGATCGGGTCGGATATCTGACCTTTCCCAATGGTAGCAACGGCTTTTATGGCTTTATAGTTGGGATCGAATTGTAGCTGTGCTTTACCGATCCATGCCAATTCGCCTTTCCTCTTTTTTGCCTCGGGAGGGTCTTCAGAGTACTTCTGATAGGCCTCATCAAAGCTCATTCCGGCGCGAATCTTCTGTACGATATCTTTTGCATTTTGCTCAGCAACCGGCGCAGTCTTACCCTTTCCGGCGATTATGAGCCGATAGAGATGAACTTCTTCAAAAACGCCTAAAGCATCCGCTTCTGTGACCTTGATGCTCGCTTTTTTCTTATCAATCAGCGCTTTCATTATTAGCTGAGTTTTAATAAATTCCACTGAAAGGGCATTACCGCCCTGCTCTTTTTCAACTTTCTCAATTCCTTTTTGAATGGTCTTCTCATCAGGCATGACCCCCTGATCATTAGCCATTTTCTCGTAAATGGGTTTATAGAGCGCTAAACTAAGTGCTTCTCCCTGCAAATTCAGGTCATCTAAAGCCGACTGAGCAGGTCTGGCATTCCTTAGGAAATCGTATGCAGCATTAAAATCATTTGAACCTACTTCCAGGCCGTTGACTTTCGCTATTGTCGTTTGCTCAGCATTCTGGTTGCCTTTTCCAGGCCCCATATCCCCGCTGAAAAAGCTGATCATACCGACACATAGGATAATTGCTAATCCTATAAAGATAACCTTATCGAAGCCTTTATTGACCCATCTGCGCATTTTCATAATTGACATGATTCTTTATCTCCATGTAGCGGTCAAAACTTTGTTAAGACCGCAAAATCGTTTTGGGGAAATCCCCTTATCTCTGCCGGACGAATAGATTTATTAATACTTATGCTTCAAGCAATTTGCGAATACCGAGAATGCAGCGATGTGATATTTCATCAGAAGTTAGGCCTTCGATACGGGCATGAGTTTCAAGTGATAAAAATCCGTTGTACCCATCAGCTTTCAAGGCTTTAAACTGGCCTGCGTAGTCTATCTGACCTTCTCCAACGATGACGAAATTATCTTCACCCCCCGATGATACCGCGTCTTTGATATGTACGTGGGCAAGATATGGCTTAATTGCGTTATAACCGTTAGGAAAAGGTGTTTCTCCAGCGCAAAAGGCGTTGCCCGGGTCCCAGCATACTTTAATATAGGGCGAATCGATCATTTTGAAAACACGCGCTGTCTCTTCGCCGGATCCCAGCATACAGGAATACTCGTTTTCAAGAATAAGAGTCACTCCTGCCCGCTCAGCCATTTTTATCGGTTCCGCCAATGCCTCTGCAATTTTCGTAACCAGAGTATCAGTCAGTTTCTCCGTTCGCCAGAATGAGAAAACACGGACGAAAGGAGTTTCGAACTCATTAGCGATTTCTAAACAGTGCGCAAGGAGCTT
This region includes:
- the rsmI gene encoding 16S rRNA (cytidine(1402)-2'-O)-methyltransferase; the encoded protein is MPGTLYVVATPIGNLEDITLRALRILKEVDLVAAEDTRMTRRLLTHFEIHVPTVSFHQHSDRSKIDDLINRLNEGINIALVTDSGTPGISDPGGLLVEAAHSAKILVIPIPGPSALATAISAAGMRAQRFHFLGFAPRKAGERLRLLESYRDDEETLVLYESPYRLVSTLETALKALGDRKVVVCRELTKKFEELVVSPLSEAIAHFKKKDPKGEIVIVIEGQFKTNSSS
- a CDS encoding sugar phosphate isomerase/epimerase family protein codes for the protein MRLAVITDEVSEDFETVAKWMNENGVEGAELRGLWGDNVTKIDADARKRCKRIAKDYNLTICGIASPFYKCNFEGEGGPTGPLHLAAQTPLDEQLKLLAHCLEIANEFETPFVRVFSFWRTEKLTDTLVTKIAEALAEPIKMAERAGVTLILENEYSCMLGSGEETARVFKMIDSPYIKVCWDPGNAFCAGETPFPNGYNAIKPYLAHVHIKDAVSSGGEDNFVIVGEGQIDYAGQFKALKADGYNGFLSLETHARIEGLTSDEISHRCILGIRKLLEA
- a CDS encoding peptidylprolyl isomerase, with the translated sequence MSIMKMRRWVNKGFDKVIFIGLAIILCVGMISFFSGDMGPGKGNQNAEQTTIAKVNGLEVGSNDFNAAYDFLRNARPAQSALDDLNLQGEALSLALYKPIYEKMANDQGVMPDEKTIQKGIEKVEKEQGGNALSVEFIKTQLIMKALIDKKKASIKVTEADALGVFEEVHLYRLIIAGKGKTAPVAEQNAKDIVQKIRAGMSFDEAYQKYSEDPPEAKKRKGELAWIGKAQLQFDPNYKAIKAVATIGKGQISDPIVFQNPAFPSSYGIFYVADSRMSKSFKQADFDKNKAAIITQIQDNLASQQFQEEASKLMESAKVEMVEPTFNALMRYNKEVQGQILEPAKRKQVQLELMALLEKPSFAPLLNAYLKWRVANELRMDPALKPTDRDKYTETMIKSLEVLIREKGDPQLRTELASIFIEQKQNDKAVKQLEQASKSASIPDRASLMIHQGIANAYLQMRMKDKAMQEVALMQAMTAKMPKSPQPTVTPQKPPTNKPAGR